The Methanocella arvoryzae MRE50 DNA window CGAGGTACTGCTCGAACCGGTCGTTCCAGAACTCAGGTATCTCGCCCGCCTTCAGCCTGCCTTCGAAGATAGCGGACTCGATCTCGTACCGGAGCATGACGTGCAGGTTATAAGTCAGCTCGTCCGCATCCACCCGGATGTGAGACGGCCTGACCTTGTTGATGCCGCGGTGGAACGCCTTGAGAGAAAGCCTCTTCATGCCCGGGAAGGTCAGCTGCATCTGTGGATAGTAAAACGTCCAGAACGGCAGGCTGCGGCCCACGATGTTTTCCCACAGCCTCGACTGGGACTCGTGGATGCCCAGCGAAACCGATTCAGCCAGCGGGGTGCCATAATACTTCTCCCTGAAGCCCTGCTCGTACAGCGCGTGGCCGGTCTCGTGGATGGCGGGGAAGATGGCGTAGACTGGATTCTCTTCCTCGTACTTGACAGTGATGCGGACGTCCCTCGCCGAACCAGTGGTAAAGGGGTGGGCGGAGATATCTATGCGCCCGCAGTTCAGGTCGTAGCCGATCCCGAGGCACAGGTTCGTGATGAACCTGCGCTGCACGTCCCACGGGTAGCGGACCGACGGCATGGCACACTTCGGCTCTGGAGCGTTCAGGACCTTATCCACCACGGGCACGAGCTTAGCTTTCAGCCGGGAAAAAAGCCCGTCCAGCTCCGCCGATCTCATGCAAGGCTCATATTCGTCGAGCAGAGCGTCGTACGGCCGATCCTCATAACCCACGTGCTCCGCCTCCTTCACCTTGAGATCGATCATCTTTTTGAGCCAGGGTGCCATGATCTTGAAGTCGCTTTCCTTCCGGGCCCTCGCCCACGCCTCCACTGACATGGAGCCGGTATGAGCGATCTCCTTGACGAGCTCCACAGGCATGCTCGACGCACGCTGCCACTTGCGCTCCGTCTCCCGCAGGATCACCTGGCCATCTGCCGAGAGTTCCTGCTTTTTCAGGGCTTTGATCAGGCTGCCCATCTTCTTAGACGTCAGCCGCTCATGAATGATCCCGATAATGGCCGCCTTCTGCCTCGCCCGGTCCGGGGCGCCGCCCGAAGGCATGTAAGTCTGCTCGTCCCACCCGAGAACGCTGACAACCTGCTCAAGCGTGCTCAGGTCTCTGACCATCTCTAAGAATTCCTTGTACTCCTTACTCGCTGGCATTAGCCCCAACTTTCGGGTTAATCAGACATGAACTTTCGGGCGAAGCCCGGCAGGAAGAGCGGTAAAGGTTGATATATACGACGAGTAATGATGGTTGAGACAGGGGAAATGAAGATCGAGATAAGGGCAGAACGGGCCGGTGACGAAGCGTCTATCCGAGAAGTCGGCTTCCTCGCTTTCGGGGATGACGGCAACATCTGCATCGTCGACGTCCTGCGAAAATCGCCGTCATACGACAGGGAGCTATCCCTCGTATCCGTCATCTCCGACAGTATTGTCGGCCCCGACAGTATTGTCGGCCCCGACAGTATTGTCGGCCATATCCTGTTCAACCCGATGGTGATCCGGACCCCGGACGGCGAAGTGCCTGCCCTGTACCTCGGCCCCATCGCCGTCAGGCCTGAGCTTCAGCGGCAGGGCATCGGCTCGGCGCTCATGCGGGCGGGGCTGGAAAAATGCAGGGAGAAAGGGCACCGGATCGTTTTACTCTCCGGTCACCCAGAATACTATCCCCGGTTCGGCTTTACGCCGGCCAGAGACAGGGGATTGGAAGCGCCAGAGTGGATACCAGATGAGGCATTCATGGTGCTCGAACTTGTGCCGGGTGCCTTGAACGGCGTACGCGGAACGGCTATAATACCTTACGAGTTCCCCGAATCGGAGTAACGATGCATCTTATGCCAGTGAACGTAAACGATCGCCAGTTTATAGCACTAATTTAGCGACGTTATACCCTTTTCTGGCGCCGATGGCCGCCGCAACCGTTTCGCACTTGGCCCGGAGCAGGTAGGCCATGTTTTTGAACCCGCGCTCGCCCAGCGACTCGTAGTTGGCCATGCCCTTGCTGATGATGAGCGGATACGTCTCCAGCGCCTCGATCAGCTCGGCCGGGGCTTCCTCGAGGCTGACTCCCACGGCGTTGGAGCCAGTAGTCAGCACCCTGTCGACCTTTTTGTCCAGGCCCATGCGGACCACGTCTTCCATGGTGACGTCGGTCAGTATGTACTCTCCCCTGACAACTAAAGTGACCTTTGCGCCGAGAGCCTTCAGCTCCTCGATGAGCAGTTCGTCGAAGTAGATCTCGCCGCAGTTGTCGACAATGTAGAGAACGTCGCTGTTCATGGCGAGCTTCCTGATCTCCGCCGTGTGGTCGATGTCAAGGCCCTGCTCCACCATTCTCTCGTAGAAAGCCATGAAGTCCCCGGTTTCCACGTCATGCCCCTGCACTCCGAAGTCGAAGGTGTTGCCGATGATGGTGGCCAGCACTGCGAGCCGGAATCTCTCTTCGGGCATCAGCCCGTCCATCTGCTGCCTGACATAAGGCACGGCCTCCATGGCCAGCTTGTTGCTCAGGATCTTCAGCTCCCTGTACGGGTCCTTATCGCCCAGGATATTGTAGGCTTTCCGGTGGATGCCCGTGGAAATTTTGATGGCGTCAGCGCCGGGGTAGAAGTTCTCGTTCAGGAACTCGAGGCCTCCCTGTACTGCCTTGAACCGCAGCTCGGGGTCTTTCGTCGAAAGCTCCGCCTCGTAGAGCACCCTGTTGAGCAGGCAGGGCGCGCACTGTGGACTCGTCTTCATGGTATCAGGAGTCAGAGTGGAGTTTGATCAAAAATACTTTTCCGGACGGTAAATTGCTGCGGGGCATACCGTCAGCATCCGGATACAATCCCCTATGAATTTTATATATTTATGGGGCCAATCAACTACAGCCATGGAATCTCTGCGCATCGCCATGTTCTCCTGGGAGAGCCTCTACGGCCTGAAAGTCGGAGGGATCGCCCCTCACGTCACCGGGCTGGCGGAGGCGCTGGCCGGCCGGGGCCACGAGGTGCACGTGTTCACCCGGGACGGGGGCTGCGGGCCATACGATATCGTCAACGACGTGAGGTACCACAGGGTTTCATGCAGCACTTGCAGCGGGATCGTAGGCCAGATGGACCGGATGTGCGGGGACATGGCAGAGCAGTTGCTCGCGACAGAGCGGCTGGCCGGGAAGTTCGACGTACTGCACGGCCACGACTGGCATCCCGTAACCGCGCTGGCGAGGCTGAAGAGCAAGGCCCGCCGGGACTTCGTCTTCACGTTTCACTCCACCGAATGGGGACGCAACGGCAACAGACATTCTGGCACCTACGAGCACGCAGAAATTTCTCACCGGGAGTGGCTGGCCGGCTACGAGGCGAAGGCTATAATCGTCACTTCTCCCATCCTGAAGCGGGAAGTCCGGTCGCTTTATCGTATTCCGTCAGAAAAGCTGCACCTGATCCCCAACGGCATCACTCCGGGCACTGTCCGCCGCTCTGTCGACGCAGGAGAGATCAAGCGAAAGTACGGGATCCATCCATTCGCGCCCATGGCGCTGTTCGTGGGCAGGATGAGGTACCAGAAAGGCCCCGACCTGCTAGTGGAGGCGGTGCCCCACGTACTGCGCAGGCGGTGGGACGTGAAGTTCCTGTTCGCAGGCGAGGGCGACCACCGGGAAGCCTGCCAGCGAATGGCGCACGAGCTCGGGATAGCCGAGTCCTGCCGGTTCCCCGGCTACGTTCCTGACGACGACCTCAAGGACCTGTATAACGCCTGCGATCTGCTCGTGGTGCCGTCGAGGAACGAGCCCTTCGGCATCGTGGTACTGGAGGCCTGGGACGCCGGCAAGCCCGTCATCGGCACCGACGCAGTCCCCCTCATCGACAACTTCGTCAACGGCATCAAAGCCCGGCTGTATCCTGAATCACTCGCCTGGTGCATCAATGAGGTGATCGGCAAGCCGAAGGCGCTACAGTGGATGGGCGCCCAGGGGCGGAAGATGATTGAAAGAGTATACAACTGGGGCAGTGTGGCTGAGAAGACGGAAAGAGTGTACAGGAGTCTGTAACCTACTAGTAGTCGGACAGGTTAAAGGGCCATATCACAAGCCTTATTAGTTTCATGATCTTAACACTAAGTCTATGAAGCTACCAGAGTGGGACGATCTATCGAGCCTTGAGAAGGGTGCCCTGACGATGGCCACAATAATAGTCGGAGCCTTACTGGTAGTTACCGGATTATACTGCCTGATGATCGTATCGATGGTTTACTGGGGAACCACGAATCAAATACCTGGAAAATACACGTACACAGTGACGATTCAGGACCTCAACAGCTGTACCTCCGACGGCGGGGTCGAGATACTCGTTCCTATACCATATGTAAACGGGCAGCAGGTCTTTTCAGACGAGGAACTCAACGATACCTGCAGAGACTGGCGCTGCGCGGTGAAGATGACCGATTACGGCAAGATGCTCTCGATAACCTGCCCTAACGAGACGCTGTACAATTTTGGGGTGCGCTACACCAAGAATGCTAATAACCTGATACCGGCCAGTTCAGCCAGAGACGTCTTCCCCGGGCCGTATACCGGGACAATCAGTCAGAACTCTGCATTGTTTGACAGAGAGCTGACCGCATATGAAAGCTCTACCCGGCATGCGCCCGCTTATAAAAACTGGATTAATTATAGCGATCCAGATGGGTGGGCTATTGGTAATACCACAGTAGCTATCAACGGCAAGATATGGAAACCTGAAAAGCGCAAGTCGATCGTCGTGGACATGTACTTCGAAGCCCTGGGGCCTGTGCCAGATGGCTGCCAGCCCCCACAATACCTATTCTGCTCTTATGCAGAGATGGAGCAGACAAACAATTCCACCTACTCGCCGGTAGTGCTGAGCTATGGGCCATTCTAGTACTCCATGAAAAAATTCAGGAATAATACCTCTCAGACCTTTCCACACTCCCCGACCTCCTCTCTGACCTCTCCGCCCTCCCAGACCTCCCGGCCTGAAAATCCTCCCCGGCCTCCCGGGAACTCCCCGACCTCCAGGTTTTGGGGGCTTCACTTAAAAAACCCTTTTTCAAGAGCCGAATCCTGATTCGATGCCTTAGCCGATTGTACTCAGGAATTGTACTACTGATCGATGGAATTTAACCGGCTCCTCGTCGTGGATCGTGTGCCCACACTCCGGGAACTCTACCAGCTTCGTGTTCGGCCTTTTCGCCGCCATGTCTCTGGCATG harbors:
- a CDS encoding carboxypeptidase M32, translating into MPASKEYKEFLEMVRDLSTLEQVVSVLGWDEQTYMPSGGAPDRARQKAAIIGIIHERLTSKKMGSLIKALKKQELSADGQVILRETERKWQRASSMPVELVKEIAHTGSMSVEAWARARKESDFKIMAPWLKKMIDLKVKEAEHVGYEDRPYDALLDEYEPCMRSAELDGLFSRLKAKLVPVVDKVLNAPEPKCAMPSVRYPWDVQRRFITNLCLGIGYDLNCGRIDISAHPFTTGSARDVRITVKYEEENPVYAIFPAIHETGHALYEQGFREKYYGTPLAESVSLGIHESQSRLWENIVGRSLPFWTFYYPQMQLTFPGMKRLSLKAFHRGINKVRPSHIRVDADELTYNLHVMLRYEIESAIFEGRLKAGEIPEFWNDRFEQYLGIEVPDDARGCLQDVHWAWGSFGYFPTYALGNLYAAQLWNTARRKIPGLEDRIASGDTRTLLDWLRANVHRHGKRYCASDLIENATGEKPSEDHFIRYAKEKYGEIYGISL
- a CDS encoding GNAT family N-acetyltransferase, which encodes MMVETGEMKIEIRAERAGDEASIREVGFLAFGDDGNICIVDVLRKSPSYDRELSLVSVISDSIVGPDSIVGPDSIVGHILFNPMVIRTPDGEVPALYLGPIAVRPELQRQGIGSALMRAGLEKCREKGHRIVLLSGHPEYYPRFGFTPARDRGLEAPEWIPDEAFMVLELVPGALNGVRGTAIIPYEFPESE
- a CDS encoding damage-control phosphatase ARMT1 family protein, with the protein product MKTSPQCAPCLLNRVLYEAELSTKDPELRFKAVQGGLEFLNENFYPGADAIKISTGIHRKAYNILGDKDPYRELKILSNKLAMEAVPYVRQQMDGLMPEERFRLAVLATIIGNTFDFGVQGHDVETGDFMAFYERMVEQGLDIDHTAEIRKLAMNSDVLYIVDNCGEIYFDELLIEELKALGAKVTLVVRGEYILTDVTMEDVVRMGLDKKVDRVLTTGSNAVGVSLEEAPAELIEALETYPLIISKGMANYESLGERGFKNMAYLLRAKCETVAAAIGARKGYNVAKLVL
- a CDS encoding glycosyltransferase family 4 protein; this encodes MESLRIAMFSWESLYGLKVGGIAPHVTGLAEALAGRGHEVHVFTRDGGCGPYDIVNDVRYHRVSCSTCSGIVGQMDRMCGDMAEQLLATERLAGKFDVLHGHDWHPVTALARLKSKARRDFVFTFHSTEWGRNGNRHSGTYEHAEISHREWLAGYEAKAIIVTSPILKREVRSLYRIPSEKLHLIPNGITPGTVRRSVDAGEIKRKYGIHPFAPMALFVGRMRYQKGPDLLVEAVPHVLRRRWDVKFLFAGEGDHREACQRMAHELGIAESCRFPGYVPDDDLKDLYNACDLLVVPSRNEPFGIVVLEAWDAGKPVIGTDAVPLIDNFVNGIKARLYPESLAWCINEVIGKPKALQWMGAQGRKMIERVYNWGSVAEKTERVYRSL